A portion of the Cryptomeria japonica chromosome 5, Sugi_1.0, whole genome shotgun sequence genome contains these proteins:
- the LOC131035297 gene encoding pectate lyase 1-like — SLLVFLFAFFSCFVNYNAIDKCWRRDPNWANHRMSLANCAKGFGSYAMGGIGGGIYTVTRDDDNAVNPLFGTLRYGVTRDQPLWIVFARDMEIHLQMPLFFASHKTIDARGAKVTISNGACITLYNTSNVIIHGLTIHDCQPTGSGDVLIYESKGVVRDYPMDGDGISVISSRDIWLDHNTISHCSDGLIDVTLGSTAVTISNNRFFNHNEVMLLGNSDTYTPDLNMRVTVAFNHFGPDLMQRMPRCRLGYVHVANNYYEPWGIYAIGGSSNPTILSEANWFVGPSDYTKKQVTHQNGCTSGSPCVWRSIHDMFLEGSYFTQSGLGNAHPTYDQRQKFKIDIVYLVPKLTKNAGALDCFPNKPCW, encoded by the exons tctttgttggtctttttgtttgcttttttttcctgttttgt CAACTACAATGCCATTGATAAGTGCTGGAGGAGAGATCCAAATTGGGCAAATCACAGGATGAGTCTTGCAAACTGTGCAAAAGGCTTTGGAAGTTATGCCATGGGAGGCATAGGAGGTGGAATATATACAGTCACCAGAGATGATGACAATGCTGTAAATCCTTTGTTTGGGACTCTGAGATATGGTGTTACTCGCGATCAACCTCTGTGGATAGTTTTTGCAAGGGATATGGAGATTCATCTTCAGATGCCCTTGTTCTTCGCAAGCCACAAGACTATTGATGCAAGGGGAGCAAAAGTCACCATTAGCAATGGGGCCTGCATAACGCTTTATAATACCAGCAATGTTATCATCCATGGCTTAACCATTCATGACTGTCAACCTACTGGATCTGGAGATGTTCTAATCTATGAGTCCAAAGGAGTGGTGAGAGATTATCCAATGGATGGCGATGGTATATCTGTTATAAGTTCTAGAGATATTTGGCTTGATCATAATACCATTTCTCACTGCAGTGATGGTCTCATAGATGTGACGCTTGGCTCAACAGCGGTTACTATTTCTAACAACAGATTCTTTAATCATAATGAG GTAATGTTATTAGGAAACAGTGATACATATACACCCGACTTAAACATGAGGGTTACTGTGGCATTCAACCATTTTGGACCAGACCTTATGCAACGCATGCCAAG GTGTAGATTGGGATATGTACATGTGGCAAATAACTACTATGAGCCTTGGGGAATATATGCGATTGGAGGAAGCTCAAATCCGACCATCTTGAGTGAAGCGAATTGGTTTGTGGGTCCAAGTGATTATACCAAGAAACAAGTGACACACCAAAATGGGTGTACTAGTGGTTCACCTTGTGTTTGGAGATCAATCCATGATATGTTTTTAGAAGGATCATATTTCACACAATCAGGTTTGGGAAATGCACATCCAACATATGATCAGAGACAAAAATTTAAGATTGACATTGTCTATTTAGTACCTAAATTGACAAAGAATGCCGGGGCTCTAGATTGTTTTCCCAACAAACCTTGTTGGTGA